In one Candidatus Hepatincola sp. Av genomic region, the following are encoded:
- the mraY gene encoding Phospho-N-acetylmuramoyl-pentapeptide- transferase gives MALLSNLFHISWHLNIMYRAGFAFLTSVLLVIFLGRQFIRLAKKSQRIMQPIREDGPQQHFNKEGTPTLGGVIIMGAFWLSSFIWLGQFNKIVVNILLVSFVFALLGFIDDVLKLTFKNSKGLSGKIRLLLGFIVASCAAYSLIEQYPPNIATSVFFPFIHSFYIPLSIFIIFFSGFVVVGTANSVNLTDGLDGLASLVSITILITFLFLLILILSPDKYTKFNYSAIFYYNNIRQILVLLAALIGALLGFLWYNSAPAKIFMGDVGSLGIGGTLGIIAVSLKQELFLAVAGIFLVCESVSVIIQVYYFKFTGKRYFLMAPLHHHYEKKGMSETLIVKRIWIFTIIMCVLAILLLDVY, from the coding sequence ATGGCATTACTAAGTAATTTATTTCATATTTCTTGGCATTTAAACATTATGTATAGGGCAGGATTTGCTTTTTTAACATCGGTGCTTTTAGTAATTTTTTTGGGAAGACAATTTATTAGGTTGGCAAAAAAATCCCAAAGAATTATGCAACCAATTCGTGAAGATGGTCCACAACAACATTTCAACAAAGAAGGTACGCCAACTTTAGGTGGAGTCATAATTATGGGAGCTTTCTGGCTATCTTCTTTTATATGGTTGGGGCAATTTAATAAAATAGTTGTAAATATTTTATTGGTTTCTTTTGTTTTTGCCTTGCTAGGTTTTATTGATGATGTATTAAAGTTAACCTTTAAAAATTCTAAAGGTTTAAGTGGTAAAATTAGGCTCTTACTAGGTTTTATTGTAGCTAGTTGTGCTGCTTATAGTTTAATAGAGCAATACCCACCAAATATTGCTACTAGTGTGTTTTTCCCTTTTATTCATAGTTTTTATATACCACTTAGTATTTTTATTATATTTTTTAGTGGCTTTGTAGTAGTAGGTACTGCCAATAGTGTTAATTTAACCGATGGCTTAGATGGCTTAGCATCTTTAGTTAGTATAACTATTCTAATAACTTTTTTGTTTTTACTAATATTAATTCTAAGCCCAGATAAATACACAAAGTTCAATTATTCAGCTATTTTTTATTATAATAATATCAGGCAGATTTTAGTTCTTTTAGCAGCGTTAATAGGAGCCTTGTTAGGATTTTTATGGTATAATTCAGCTCCAGCTAAAATTTTTATGGGTGATGTAGGTTCACTTGGTATAGGTGGAACTTTAGGCATTATTGCAGTTTCTTTAAAACAAGAATTATTTTTAGCTGTAGCTGGCATTTTCTTAGTATGTGAGTCGGTATCGGTTATTATTCAAGTATATTATTTTAAATTTACAGGTAAACGTTACTTTTTAATGGCTCCTTTGCATCATCATTATGAAAAAAAGGGTATGAGTGAAACCTTAATAGTTAAACGTATTTGGATTTTTACCATTATTATGTGTGTATTGGCAATTTTATTGTTAGATGTATATTAA